In Paenibacillus sp. J23TS9, a single genomic region encodes these proteins:
- a CDS encoding DNA cytosine methyltransferase encodes MAETKRFNVIIPRKKRLDEADRAKLVAYWQGVYNRKEREIIVDNFAGGGGASTGIELATGRSVDIAINHDPAAIAMHEANHPETKHYCESVWDVDPREVAAGRPVGLVWLSPDCKHFSKAKGGKPVEKAIRGLAWIAVRWAATVRPRVIMLENVEEFKTWGPLMKDGYPDPDQKGRTFNCFVNALRRQGYKVEWKELKACDYGAPTIRKRLFLIARCDGRPIVWPEPTHGAPDSPEVMAGKRKPWRTAAEIIDWSIPCPSIFERKKPLAENTERRIARGIQRFVTNNPKPFIVRVNHSGSNHHYTDDIDEPFKTITSKNGWGLVSPTLIEIGYGEGPGQNPRVPGLQKPLGTVVAGGRKHALVAAFLAKHYGGNYAGPGTDLDYPLSTVTTVDHNALVTAHIARHFGESVGSAADDPIGTVTAGGGGKSSLVTSHLIKLRGTCQDGQPVTEPMPTITAGGLHVGEVRAFLLKYYGSADNGQQLDNPLHTVTTKDRFGLVTVEGVDYQIVDIGMRMLEPHELFAAQGFPSNYIINRYADGKSVPKSAQVARCGNSVSPLIPKAFVLANLPEMCMGSGNTLSYERYKEAVGAGQMEFSL; translated from the coding sequence ATGGCTGAGACAAAAAGATTCAATGTCATAATTCCTCGTAAAAAACGTCTAGATGAGGCCGACCGCGCTAAGTTGGTTGCATATTGGCAAGGTGTGTACAACCGGAAGGAAAGAGAGATTATCGTTGATAACTTCGCCGGCGGTGGTGGTGCCAGTACAGGTATAGAGTTGGCTACCGGACGAAGTGTGGATATAGCAATTAACCATGATCCGGCTGCCATTGCGATGCACGAGGCAAATCACCCGGAAACCAAGCATTACTGCGAATCGGTTTGGGATGTTGATCCTCGAGAGGTAGCTGCAGGCCGTCCGGTGGGTCTGGTCTGGCTCTCTCCAGACTGCAAGCACTTCAGTAAGGCGAAAGGTGGAAAACCAGTAGAAAAGGCAATTCGAGGACTGGCATGGATTGCAGTTCGCTGGGCGGCAACGGTTCGACCTCGAGTCATCATGCTTGAGAATGTGGAAGAGTTTAAAACCTGGGGACCGCTCATGAAAGATGGTTATCCGGATCCTGACCAGAAAGGTCGGACATTTAATTGCTTCGTGAATGCTCTTCGTCGGCAAGGTTACAAGGTTGAATGGAAAGAGTTGAAGGCCTGTGATTATGGGGCTCCAACGATTCGGAAACGACTATTTTTAATCGCTCGTTGTGACGGCCGACCTATCGTATGGCCCGAACCGACCCACGGCGCACCGGATAGCCCGGAGGTAATGGCTGGAAAGCGGAAGCCTTGGCGAACGGCAGCGGAGATCATCGACTGGTCCATTCCCTGCCCGAGTATCTTTGAACGCAAGAAGCCACTGGCCGAGAATACGGAGCGACGGATCGCCAGAGGGATTCAGCGGTTTGTGACTAACAATCCCAAACCATTCATAGTCCGAGTCAATCACAGCGGATCAAACCACCACTATACGGATGATATTGATGAGCCATTCAAGACAATTACATCCAAAAACGGATGGGGGCTTGTCAGTCCGACGCTCATTGAAATCGGATATGGCGAAGGACCGGGACAGAATCCAAGAGTACCGGGGCTACAAAAGCCATTGGGGACAGTGGTTGCTGGAGGACGTAAGCATGCACTTGTAGCTGCTTTTCTTGCGAAGCACTACGGCGGCAATTATGCAGGGCCGGGAACTGATCTTGATTACCCGCTTAGTACAGTTACAACGGTTGATCATAACGCACTGGTTACGGCTCATATTGCTCGGCATTTTGGAGAGTCCGTTGGCAGCGCAGCAGACGATCCAATCGGTACAGTAACTGCAGGAGGTGGCGGTAAGAGTTCTCTTGTGACCAGCCATCTCATCAAACTGCGTGGAACATGCCAAGACGGCCAGCCGGTCACAGAACCGATGCCTACCATAACGGCAGGCGGATTACATGTTGGGGAAGTTAGAGCTTTCTTATTGAAATATTACGGCTCAGCTGACAACGGCCAGCAGCTGGACAATCCTTTGCATACAGTAACCACAAAAGATAGGTTCGGGCTGGTCACGGTCGAGGGTGTTGATTACCAGATTGTTGATATCGGCATGCGGATGCTGGAGCCACACGAACTATTCGCAGCACAGGGATTCCCAAGCAACTACATCATTAATCGGTATGCGGATGGTAAATCGGTTCCCAAGTCGGCCCAGGTGGCAAGATGCGGAAATAGTGTATCCCCCCTTATTCCCAAGGCATTTGTACTCGCGAATCTGCCAGAGATGTGTATGGGGTCGGGAAATACATTGAGCTACGAACGTTATAAGGAAGCGGTCGGGGCCGGACAGATGGAGTTTTCATTGTGA
- a CDS encoding DUF6877 family protein, producing the protein MNETDKANPMEEILKISDQLPMAVLEDINKRIGDWLAMGGESTDPYIEQQLRFARRFVK; encoded by the coding sequence ATGAATGAGACGGATAAAGCTAATCCAATGGAAGAGATCCTGAAAATTTCAGATCAACTGCCTATGGCTGTTTTGGAGGATATTAACAAGCGAATAGGTGACTGGTTAGCGATGGGCGGGGAATCTACGGACCCATATATCGAACAGCAACTACGGTTTGCAAGAAGATTTGTGAAATGA
- a CDS encoding ArpU family phage packaging/lysis transcriptional regulator, with amino-acid sequence MSLGDEFLPELDASKTKRAVIDAFDKYRKCKYLTFEDREANVTAGLSDTPRGYTGTTSDQTGDIATYNVDKQNERKKYCLKVERAVARLPRMEKFLIEKRYMSEESSYINDQHIYNFEFQPPISWTLYKKYRWEAFYKLALHLGIAVKVEISEKGEPSNDL; translated from the coding sequence ATGAGCCTCGGGGATGAATTTCTTCCTGAACTGGATGCATCGAAAACAAAGAGGGCCGTCATTGATGCATTTGATAAATACCGGAAATGCAAATACCTAACGTTTGAAGATCGTGAAGCAAATGTCACTGCAGGTCTTAGCGATACTCCAAGGGGTTATACCGGAACAACCAGTGATCAGACAGGAGATATCGCAACGTACAACGTCGACAAACAAAATGAACGAAAAAAATACTGTTTGAAAGTTGAGAGGGCTGTGGCAAGACTCCCTCGAATGGAGAAGTTTCTAATCGAAAAGCGTTATATGTCCGAGGAAAGCAGTTATATAAACGATCAGCACATTTATAATTTTGAGTTCCAGCCGCCGATCAGTTGGACATTGTATAAGAAATATCGCTGGGAAGCTTTTTATAAACTCGCACTGCATTTGGGTATTGCTGTGAAAGTTGAAATTAGCGAGAAAGGGGAACCATCTAATGATCTATAA
- a CDS encoding helix-turn-helix domain-containing protein has product MIYKKEELPFVLNPQDIQKILAIGRRQTYELLKDPPFTVQRLGGRGVIKISRDDFFRWLDGEKGLES; this is encoded by the coding sequence ATGATCTATAAAAAAGAAGAACTGCCATTTGTCCTCAATCCTCAAGATATTCAAAAAATTCTGGCTATCGGTCGACGGCAGACTTATGAGTTACTGAAAGATCCACCCTTTACTGTTCAAAGGTTAGGCGGACGCGGTGTAATCAAAATTTCGAGGGATGATTTCTTTCGGTGGTTGGATGGAGAGAAAGGTTTAGAATCATAA
- the ribD gene encoding bifunctional diaminohydroxyphosphoribosylaminopyrimidine deaminase/5-amino-6-(5-phosphoribosylamino)uracil reductase RibD, translated as METVVNDEFYMSLALDMAERAQGQTGINPVVGCVIVKDGALVGLGTHLQRGSGHAEVHAVDMAGKKAEGSSVYVTLEPCSHYGKTPPCCDLLVKAKVKRVIIACEDPNPQVAGTGIERLRQSGIEVKVGVLRDRAIRQNEKFMKYITTGTPYVTIKTASTLDGKIATDTGDSKWISNEEARRQVHSLRHRHQAIMVGIGTVQADDPALTTRHDEVDGLQPIRIVVDSKLRLSPESRIFSEGLSPVIVLTTEQADPQKVKLLRDLGAAVLACGSGPSVDLRFAMQELGRLEIGSILVEGGGTLNGSLLKERLADRIIMYLAPMIVGGKAAPVNFNFEGVHRIADAVTLDSLEIEQIGNNISVTGIPVWPK; from the coding sequence ATGGAAACGGTTGTTAACGATGAATTTTATATGTCGCTGGCACTGGATATGGCGGAGCGTGCACAAGGACAAACAGGCATTAATCCGGTGGTAGGCTGTGTCATCGTTAAGGATGGTGCGCTTGTTGGGCTGGGAACGCATCTCCAGCGGGGAAGCGGGCATGCGGAAGTTCATGCTGTGGATATGGCCGGTAAAAAAGCTGAAGGAAGCAGCGTATATGTGACGCTAGAACCCTGCAGCCATTACGGCAAAACCCCGCCCTGCTGCGATCTGCTGGTGAAGGCCAAGGTGAAGCGGGTGATTATCGCCTGTGAAGATCCGAATCCGCAGGTCGCGGGTACAGGAATCGAAAGGCTCAGACAGAGCGGCATTGAAGTGAAGGTCGGTGTTTTAAGAGATCGAGCCATTCGCCAAAATGAGAAATTTATGAAATATATTACGACAGGTACCCCTTATGTGACCATCAAGACGGCGAGTACGCTGGACGGGAAGATTGCAACCGACACGGGTGACAGCAAGTGGATTTCGAATGAAGAGGCAAGGCGGCAGGTACACAGTCTCCGTCACCGGCATCAGGCCATCATGGTTGGCATCGGAACGGTTCAAGCTGATGATCCCGCACTGACGACAAGGCATGACGAGGTCGACGGCCTGCAGCCAATCCGAATCGTTGTGGATTCCAAGCTTCGTTTGTCCCCTGAATCCAGGATTTTCAGTGAAGGCCTATCTCCGGTTATCGTACTAACGACGGAGCAGGCGGATCCGCAGAAAGTGAAGCTCCTAAGGGACCTGGGAGCTGCCGTTCTCGCTTGCGGCAGTGGTCCTTCCGTGGATCTCAGGTTCGCTATGCAGGAACTGGGGCGCTTGGAGATCGGGTCCATATTGGTCGAAGGCGGAGGGACGCTGAACGGTTCACTGCTTAAAGAGCGTCTTGCAGACCGGATTATCATGTATTTGGCTCCGATGATTGTCGGTGGAAAAGCAGCCCCGGTTAATTTCAACTTTGAAGGGGTTCACCGTATCGCAGACGCTGTTACGCTCGATTCCCTGGAGATCGAACAGATCGGGAATAACATATCTGTAACGGGAATACCGGTGTGGCCAAAGTGA
- the ribE gene encoding riboflavin synthase yields the protein MFTGLVEEIGILDGITRQGEALVLSIKASVIMDDIRIGDSIAVNGVCLTATRIGSSGFSVDVTPQTYRHSNLALLKPGSQINLERAMKANGRFGGHLVQGHVDMTGTVRRLSKERNAVLIDIAPDRTEMSAYIIPQGSVTVDGVSLTIAQVDGDSFRVSIIPHTIGETGLSGIRAGSVVNIECDIIGKYVHALLGQRGTESGSRSKGINLEMLAANGFN from the coding sequence ATGTTTACCGGATTGGTAGAAGAAATCGGTATTCTGGATGGAATCACAAGACAGGGTGAAGCCCTGGTTCTAAGTATTAAGGCTTCTGTGATTATGGATGACATCCGGATCGGTGACAGCATTGCGGTGAACGGTGTGTGCCTGACAGCGACGAGGATTGGAAGCAGCGGATTTTCGGTGGATGTTACTCCGCAGACTTACCGGCATTCCAATCTGGCTCTTCTTAAACCGGGGAGCCAGATAAATCTGGAGCGAGCCATGAAGGCAAATGGACGCTTCGGAGGACATCTGGTGCAGGGGCATGTCGATATGACTGGTACAGTTCGCAGGTTATCCAAAGAACGAAATGCGGTACTGATTGATATTGCGCCCGATAGAACGGAAATGTCGGCATACATCATTCCTCAAGGATCGGTCACAGTAGATGGCGTCAGTCTTACGATTGCGCAGGTAGACGGGGATAGCTTCAGGGTATCCATCATCCCTCATACTATTGGTGAAACAGGTCTATCAGGCATTAGGGCAGGCAGCGTAGTGAATATCGAATGCGATATTATCGGCAAGTATGTGCATGCACTGCTTGGCCAGAGGGGTACAGAATCCGGGAGCCGTTCGAAGGGAATCAACCTTGAGATGCTGGCAGCGAACGGCTTTAATTAA
- a CDS encoding bifunctional 3,4-dihydroxy-2-butanone-4-phosphate synthase/GTP cyclohydrolase II codes for MMDPFIFDPIEDALEELRAGKVIIVVDDEDRENEGDFVALAEKATPEVINFMITEGRGLVCVPITRERAKVLKLSPMTEQNTDHHGTAFTVSVDYRDTTTGISAFERSLTVKALTDLAAAAADFRRPGHMFPLIAKDGGVLRRAGHTEAAVDLARLSGCAPAGVICEIMKEDGTMARLPDLQGIANKHNLKLISIQDLIKFRNQREQLVHREAEVRMPTDFGVFQAVAYTNDVDDKEHLALVKGTISSETPVLVRVHSECLTGDVFHSLRCDCGPQFAAALRQIEEEGSGVLLYMRQEGRGIGLINKLKAYELQEQGLDTVDANLKLGFPADLRDYGIGAQILKDLGVRQIRLLTNNPRKIKGLEGHGLEVVERVPIQMEAGVDNSCYLHTKQTKLGHMLSMES; via the coding sequence ATGATGGATCCATTCATATTTGACCCGATTGAAGACGCGCTTGAGGAACTTCGGGCAGGAAAGGTCATTATCGTGGTGGATGATGAGGACCGGGAGAACGAAGGGGATTTTGTTGCATTGGCAGAAAAGGCCACGCCAGAGGTTATTAACTTTATGATTACTGAAGGCCGGGGGCTGGTGTGCGTGCCGATCACACGAGAACGGGCGAAAGTACTTAAGCTGTCTCCCATGACAGAGCAAAACACCGACCATCACGGTACGGCTTTTACGGTATCGGTTGATTATAGAGATACAACTACGGGCATATCCGCTTTTGAACGCTCATTAACAGTAAAGGCTCTGACCGATCTGGCAGCCGCAGCCGCGGATTTTCGCCGACCCGGGCATATGTTTCCTCTGATCGCCAAGGATGGGGGCGTCCTGCGGCGGGCAGGTCATACCGAAGCAGCGGTGGATCTGGCAAGATTAAGCGGCTGCGCCCCCGCCGGCGTGATTTGTGAAATTATGAAAGAGGACGGAACGATGGCGAGACTTCCGGATTTACAGGGCATCGCGAATAAGCATAATCTGAAGCTGATATCGATCCAGGATTTGATTAAATTCCGCAATCAGCGAGAGCAGTTGGTCCACCGGGAAGCCGAGGTGCGGATGCCAACGGATTTCGGAGTCTTTCAGGCAGTAGCTTATACCAACGATGTGGATGATAAAGAGCATCTGGCACTTGTCAAAGGGACGATATCCAGTGAAACACCGGTGCTTGTGAGGGTGCACTCCGAATGCCTGACAGGGGACGTGTTCCATTCGCTGCGCTGCGACTGCGGTCCGCAATTCGCTGCAGCGCTCCGGCAGATCGAAGAAGAAGGCTCCGGCGTCTTGTTATACATGAGGCAGGAAGGCCGGGGAATCGGCCTGATTAACAAGTTAAAGGCTTATGAGCTGCAGGAGCAGGGGCTGGATACCGTGGATGCAAATCTCAAGCTGGGATTTCCGGCGGACCTTCGCGACTACGGCATCGGCGCTCAAATCCTTAAGGATCTGGGCGTTCGGCAAATCCGTCTTCTGACCAATAACCCGAGAAAGATCAAAGGTCTTGAAGGCCATGGTCTGGAAGTTGTCGAGCGTGTTCCGATTCAGATGGAAGCCGGAGTCGATAACAGCTGTTATTTGCATACGAAACAAACGAAGCTTGGACACATGCTGAGCATGGAATCTTAA
- the ribE gene encoding 6,7-dimethyl-8-ribityllumazine synthase, whose translation MAHIFEGNLVSSGLKYGIVVGRFNEFITSKLLGGALDGLKRHGAGEDEVDVAWVPGAFEIPLVASKMAESGKYDAVITLGTVIRGATSHYDVVCNEVAKGVAATSLKTGVPVIFGVLTTDSIEQAIERAGTKAGNKGYEAATSAIEMANLTKQFK comes from the coding sequence ATGGCACATATTTTTGAAGGCAATTTGGTATCAAGCGGTTTAAAATACGGGATTGTGGTTGGAAGATTCAATGAATTTATTACAAGTAAGCTGCTCGGCGGCGCTCTCGATGGATTAAAGCGTCATGGTGCTGGTGAAGATGAAGTTGATGTGGCGTGGGTACCGGGAGCTTTTGAAATCCCGTTAGTTGCCAGCAAAATGGCCGAAAGCGGAAAGTATGACGCCGTGATTACTCTCGGAACCGTCATCCGCGGGGCCACTTCCCATTACGATGTGGTATGCAATGAAGTGGCCAAAGGCGTTGCCGCTACCAGTCTGAAGACAGGCGTTCCGGTCATCTTCGGCGTTCTGACGACAGACAGCATTGAGCAAGCCATCGAACGGGCGGGTACCAAGGCGGGGAACAAAGGCTACGAAGCGGCGACGTCAGCTATCGAAATGGCCAACCTGACAAAACAGTTTAAATAA
- a CDS encoding ScpA family protein encodes MNTVLYKLETFEGPLDLLLHLIDKAEINIQDIPVSEITDQYMEYLHSMQELELDITSEFLVMAATLLSIKSKLLLPKPPVFIMDEFDFYDEEDLDPRAELVQKLIEYRKYKGIAKHLQEKEWERSLLYAKEPEDLTPWVPAVTENPVRGLHASDLVAAFQKALRKAVKRTTYTRIQRDEISVKDRIRQVVNVLEQSGRGGKVLFSRLLHEDMMRHEIVVTFLAILELMKMKQILCYQEKLFDDIVMEWKGGEQDHGLSEIEIDY; translated from the coding sequence GTGAACACAGTATTATACAAGCTGGAGACATTTGAGGGTCCGCTCGATTTGCTGCTTCACCTGATAGACAAAGCGGAAATCAATATCCAGGATATCCCCGTCAGCGAGATTACCGACCAATATATGGAGTATTTGCACAGCATGCAGGAGCTGGAACTCGATATTACAAGTGAGTTTCTGGTGATGGCAGCCACGCTGCTATCCATTAAATCGAAGCTTCTATTACCGAAGCCCCCGGTTTTCATCATGGACGAATTTGATTTTTACGATGAAGAGGATCTTGATCCGCGTGCGGAGCTGGTGCAGAAGCTGATTGAATACCGGAAGTATAAAGGAATTGCCAAGCATTTGCAGGAGAAGGAATGGGAACGGAGCCTGCTCTATGCGAAAGAGCCAGAGGATTTGACTCCATGGGTGCCGGCGGTAACCGAGAATCCGGTGCGGGGCCTCCATGCTTCAGATTTGGTCGCCGCGTTCCAGAAAGCTCTCCGCAAAGCGGTTAAACGGACAACCTATACCCGCATTCAGCGGGATGAGATATCGGTCAAGGACCGGATCAGACAGGTCGTAAACGTACTTGAGCAGTCTGGGCGGGGCGGCAAAGTGCTGTTCTCCAGGCTTTTACATGAAGACATGATGAGACATGAGATCGTCGTAACCTTTCTGGCCATATTGGAGCTGATGAAGATGAAACAAATTCTATGTTATCAGGAAAAGCTCTTCGACGACATTGTAATGGAATGGAAAGGGGGAGAGCAGGATCATGGACTTTCCGAAATTGAAATCGATTATTGA
- the scpB gene encoding SMC-Scp complex subunit ScpB codes for MDFPKLKSIIEGLLFLSGDEGLTVKQIAEIVDHRAELVADALTEMKEDFQQQQRGIQVLQIAGSYQLTTLGDHAAYYEKLAYSPSRSSLSQAALETLAIVAYRQPITRVEIEEIRGVKSERAIQTLVHKDLIEEIGRAEAIGRPILYGTTKSFLDYFGLPSLQALPEPQLFESTENLEEETQLLFEKLDGRQLTIDDVN; via the coding sequence ATGGACTTTCCGAAATTGAAATCGATTATTGAGGGACTGCTGTTTCTCTCAGGGGATGAAGGCCTTACGGTCAAACAAATTGCCGAAATAGTGGATCACCGGGCAGAGCTTGTCGCTGATGCGCTCACGGAAATGAAAGAGGATTTTCAACAGCAGCAGCGGGGTATTCAGGTGCTGCAAATTGCAGGAAGCTACCAGCTGACCACGCTCGGGGATCATGCAGCATATTATGAGAAGCTGGCCTATTCGCCTTCCCGGTCCTCTCTGTCCCAGGCAGCGCTCGAAACGTTGGCCATCGTAGCCTACCGCCAGCCCATCACCCGGGTTGAGATAGAGGAGATCCGCGGTGTTAAATCGGAGCGTGCCATTCAGACGTTGGTACACAAGGACCTTATAGAAGAGATCGGCCGAGCAGAGGCGATTGGTCGGCCGATTTTATATGGGACCACAAAATCATTCCTCGATTATTTCGGCCTTCCAAGTCTACAGGCGCTTCCGGAACCGCAATTATTTGAAAGCACAGAAAATCTGGAGGAAGAAACACAGCTGCTGTTCGAAAAGCTTGACGGCAGACAGCTTACGATCGATGATGTGAACTAA
- a CDS encoding DUF2953 domain-containing protein: MWITLAVIAVILILLAAAAMSNIICTIRFSKDGHDDKAIIDIHMLYGLVRFHYEMPKLVFENMKKGFLLKLEKSSNLSRNSGNTTHTRINKKKTDLWAHEIRILLRSTASLKKWLQRTFSHVRVHELKWSTNFSTGEAEWTAIASGVLWSIKTTLIGWLSFQVRMKSSPRINVIPVFKDEMLFSTEFYCVSRLSFGYALFAAIILLSRILKVEGGLKKWIRLYRQRKGKGKGQKVPSV; this comes from the coding sequence GTGTGGATTACGCTGGCTGTTATAGCCGTTATTCTCATATTGCTTGCCGCTGCCGCCATGTCGAACATCATCTGCACCATCCGTTTCAGCAAGGATGGTCATGATGATAAGGCAATAATCGACATCCATATGCTGTACGGACTGGTACGGTTTCATTATGAAATGCCCAAACTTGTGTTTGAAAATATGAAAAAAGGCTTTCTCCTTAAGCTTGAAAAAAGCAGCAACCTGAGCCGGAATTCGGGAAACACGACGCATACCCGGATTAATAAGAAAAAAACGGATTTATGGGCTCATGAAATCCGGATTTTGTTAAGATCGACCGCTTCATTAAAAAAATGGCTTCAGCGGACATTTTCCCATGTTCGGGTTCACGAGCTGAAGTGGTCAACTAATTTCTCAACAGGCGAAGCCGAGTGGACTGCCATCGCTTCGGGTGTATTATGGAGCATCAAAACAACGCTGATCGGCTGGTTATCCTTTCAGGTCCGTATGAAAAGCAGTCCCCGGATAAATGTCATTCCCGTGTTCAAAGACGAGATGCTTTTTTCGACGGAATTTTATTGTGTTTCCCGGCTATCCTTCGGTTACGCCCTATTCGCTGCCATTATTCTGTTATCACGGATTCTGAAAGTGGAAGGCGGATTGAAAAAATGGATTCGCTTATACCGACAGAGGAAAGGTAAGGGTAAGGGGCAGAAAGTTCCAAGTGTTTGA